In a genomic window of Melitaea cinxia chromosome 27, ilMelCinx1.1, whole genome shotgun sequence:
- the LOC123667320 gene encoding uncharacterized protein LOC123667320, producing the protein MGIKTISCIVQEVFEALWETLSPIYMKLPSEDEWLIIAKNFETNANFPHCLGAIDGKHIRIIKPEESGSMFFNYKHYLSIVLMAVVDTNYNFVFIDVGAYGKECDSAVFKETEF; encoded by the coding sequence ATGGGTATAAAAACTATCAGCTGTATTGTACAAGAAGTATTTGAAGCATTGTGGGAAACCCTTTCTCCAATTTATATGAAACTACCATCGGAAGACGAATGGTTAATAATAGCAAAAAATTTCGAGACCAATGCAAATTTTCCTCATTGCTTGGGAGCCATTGATGGAAAACATATTAGAATCATCAAGCCAGAAGAAAGTGGATCAATGTTTTTCAACTACAAGCACTATTTATCAATAGTATTAATGGCTGTGGTAGACACAaactataattttgtttttattgatgtTGGAGCCTACGGCAAAGAATGCGATTCAGCAGTATTTAAAGAAACAGAATTTTGA
- the LOC123667321 gene encoding piggyBac transposable element-derived protein 4-like, whose translation MAPGDPYEREQKRLLELFNEVETPESSEDPYADDGEYGSDKDYYPSGDESLSSDDAAGRRPQKHASNSSGESSSSSDSDDSEKTFCPSEDEQRNENISVTQNLHVSEATSSGIPLSSNDRLINQDDRPNSPDISDQLTSPISHAPRTSAEIPSVVEGWSDTVTDIPDFNFDNAASPIQVNIDNIENVMDFFHLVFPRNFVEYLVICTNNYGKSLCQTNKPHTRYSRKAVFRETNYEEMLKFLGLSLLKGHIKCPKQRNLFTLTKAMYYHPIFTYTMSGRRYEQLLRCLYASELEAKGQQKIIKFIDMLTINFRKIYSAGENLSLDESLLLFRGRLHFRQYIKSKKARYGIKFYELTTFDGYVLNILMYSGKETTNQNMDGDESKTEKLVLRLMRPYLLRGHHLFMDNYYNSVKLSQKLLDLNTHSTGTLRKSRKDNPKFITTKKLKKGEHVWARKNKVYVSNWKDKRPVLMVTTKVHPSIIEVSNRFGKSRLKPAEVDTYNRNMSGIDRCDQMVSYYSCPRKTIRWYKKVIFYMMDIVVWNAFFLYRKYKKNNSSLYSYINYREELIQEFIGLDKNLKGSDLIKTSSIHDNRRFRPTTTCTANIPDNDGSVIQGHWPEQMPARPGTTKKFAFLKCKFCTQKKIRKETSYRCKGCSDKPPLCPSCFEPYHASLLNPDDD comes from the coding sequence ATGGCGCCTGGAGATCCGTACGAAAGGGAACAAAAACGGTTGTTAGAATTGTTCAATGAAGTTGAAACTCCGGAATCTAGTGAAGATCCATATGCTGATGATGGGGAATACGGGTCCGACAAGGACTACTATCCTTCAGGCGACGAGTCGTTGAGTTCTGACGATGCTGCTGGACGCCGCCCACAAAAACACGCTAGTAACTCATCTGGTGAGTCTTCTTCGTCTAGTGATTCGGATGATAGTGAAAAAACATTTTGCCCTTCCGAGGACGAACAACGGAATGAGAATATTTCAGTTACCCAAAACCTTCATGTTTCGGAGGCGACGTCATCTGGCATTCCTTTATCGTCAAACGATCGGCTTATAAATCAAGATGATCGCCCCAATTCACCAGATATTTCTGATCAGCTTACTAGCCCAATCAGTCATGCTCCCAGGACATCTGCTGAGATACCTTCAGTAGTAGAAGGTTGGTCTGACACGGTGACCGATATacctgattttaattttgataacgcTGCTTCTCCTATTCAAGTAAACATTGATAACATAGAAAATGTTATGGACTTTTTTCATCTTGTTTTTCCACGGAATTTCGTTGAATATCTGGTAATATGTActaataattatggtaaatctTTGTGCCAAACTAACAAACCACATACAAGATATAGCCGCAAAGCTGTCTTTCGTGAAACCAATTATGAAGAAATGCTGAAATTTCTAGGACTTAGCCTTCTGAAAGGTCATATAAAATGTCCTAAACAAAGGAACCTTTTTACTTTAACCAAAGCAATGTATTATCATCCGATCTTTACCTACACTATGTCAGGGCGACGGTATGAACAATTATTACGCTGTCTATATGCATCGGAATTGGAGGCTAAAGGACAACAGAAGATTATAAAATTCATAGATATGTTGACTATTAACTTCAGAAAAATATATAGTGCAGGCGAGAATTTGTCATTAGATGAGTCCCTACTTCTATTTCGGGGTCGGCTACATTTTCGACAATATATAAAGTCAAAAAAAGCCCGATACGGAATTAAATTCTATGAACTTACTACGTTTGATGGCTATGTACTCAATATATTGATGTACTCTGGTAAGGAAACAACAAATCAGAATATGGATGGCGATGAATCTAAGACAGAAAAACTAGTATTAAGGTTGATGCGGCCATATTTGCTTCGTGGTCATCACTTATTCATGGACAACTATTATAACTCTGTAAAGTTGTCACAGAAATTGCTTGATTTGAACACTCATAGCACCGGCACCTTACGTAAGAGTCGTAAAGATAATCCTAAATTTATTAcgacaaaaaaattgaaaaaaggcgaGCATGTATGGGCTCGCAAAAACAAGGTATATGTTTCCAATTGGAAAGATAAACGCCCTGTCCTGATGGTTACAACTAAAGTTCATCCCTCGATTATAGAAGTTTCAAACAGATTTGGCAAATCCCGTTTAAAGCCTGCCGAAGTTGATACATATAACAGAAACATGTCTGGCATTGATCGTTGTGATCAGATGGTATCTTACTATTCTTGTCCCCGAAAAACCATCAGATGGTACaagaaagtaatattttacatgATGGACATTGTAGTGTGGAACGCCTTTTttctttatagaaaatataaaaaaaataattcaagctTGTACTCGTACATAAACTACCGAGAAGAACTGATACAGGAATTTATTGGGCTGGACAAAAATTTGAAGGGAAGCGACTTGATAAAGACGTCCAGTATTCACGATAACAGGCGATTCCGACCCACGACGACATGCACTGCTAATATACCCGATAATGATGGGAGTGTAATTCAAGGTCACTGGCCAGAACAAATGCCTGCACGACCTGGAACTACaaaaaaatttgcatttttGAAATGCaaattttgtacacaaaaaaaGATACGAAAGGAAACGAGTTATCGTTGTAAAGGCTGTTCTGATAAACCTCCTCTTTGCCCATCTTGCTTTGAACCATATCATGCAAGTTTACTAAATCCTGATgatgattaa
- the LOC123667323 gene encoding piggyBac transposable element-derived protein 4-like: MTSQNRLADAEISRLLHETSDEEIQGSDSEIEDNLFEDEVQSDAEDCDASAPPVINPLDAKDVSENDPETLESASPSMPSYIVMPQRQILRGKNDHRWTATKGRTSGRVSSANIIRTSRGPTRMNKCLYEPLECFSIFITDDIVEEITKWTNAEIQRKIQRPDVKATFKTTTCEEIRALFGILTLTAAMKDNHLTTDELFDCSYSGNRYVAAMSRDRFDFLIRCLRMDDKSLRSELRATDTFVPIRKIWEIFISHCRSNYIPGPYVTIDEQLLGFRGRCPFRMYIPKKPNKYGLKIVMTCDSATRYMIDAMPYLGKCTQTNGLPLGEFYVKELTKAVHGSNRNVTCNNYIIIGSHQFH, encoded by the coding sequence ATGACGTCACAAAATCGTCTAGCCGATGCAGAAATCAGTCGGTTGTTGCATGAAACGAGTGATGAAGAGATTCAGGGGTCGGACAGTGAAATTGAAGACAATTTATTCGAAGATGAAGTACAGAGTGATGCCGAAGACTGTGACGCGAGTGCTCCACCAGTGATAAACCCATTAGATGCTAAAGATGTATCTGAAAATGACCCTGAAACTCTTGAAAGTGCTTCGCCAAGTATGCCGAGTTATATTGTCATGCCACAACGTCAAATTCTTAGAGGCAAAAACGATCATCGTTGGACGGCCACTAAAGGCAGAACAAGTGGCAGAGTATCGTCTGCTAATATTATACGGACATCTAGGGGTCCAACTCGGATGAATAAATGCCTTTACGAACCTTTAGAATGTTTCAGTATATTTATTACTGATGACATTGTAGAGGAGATAACAAAATGGACCAACGCTGAAATCCAGCGGAAGATTCAAAGACCTGATGTAAAAGCCACCTTTAAAACTACAACTTGCGAAGAAATTCGGGCTCTTTTCGGCATTCTAACACTAACAGCTGCTATGAAGGATAATCATTTGACAACGGATGAGCTATTTGATTGTTCCTATTCAGGAAACAGATATGTTGCTGCCATGAGTAGAGATAGATTCGATTTTCTTATAAGGTGTTTGAGAATGGACGACAAATCTTTGAGGTCTGAACTAAGGGCTACTGATACATTTGTACCAATTAGAAAAATATGGGAGATCTTTATAAGCCACTGCCGATCCAATTACATCCCCGGACCTTATGTAACTATCGACGAACAGCTTTTGGGTTTTCGGGGTCGGTGCCCTTTTCGAATGTACATtcctaaaaaacctaataaatatGGGCTAAAAATTGTTATGACTTGTGACAGTGCCACGCGATACATGATTGATGCTATGCCATATCTAGGTAAATGCACTCAAACTAATGGTTTGCCACTTGGTGAATTTTACGTTAAAGAACTTACAAAAGCAGTTCATGGCAGTAATAGAAATGTtacatgtaataattatataataattggtTCACATCAGTTCCATTAG